The Ectothiorhodospiraceae bacterium BW-2 nucleotide sequence ACCTGGCAGCACGATAGCGGCCTTACCGTCACCAAAAGCTATATCTTTCATCGTGATAGCTACCTTATTGATGTTACATTCCATATCGATAACCAGAGCGCCGACCCCTGGGGCGGCTTCCTCTACCAGCAGCTCCAGCGACAGCGGCCGCAGGAGGGGGGGAATGCCTTCATCTATACCTATACCGGCGGGGTGATCTACAGCCCGGAGGAGAAGTATGAAAAGATAAGTTTCGATGATATGGATAAAATAGCCCTACAACGGACGATTCAGCAGGGATGGCTAGCGATGATTCAGCACTACTTCCTCGGTGCTTGGCTACCGGCAACAGAGGAGCCCTATCAGTACTACTCCAAAAAGGCCTCGGGCGGGCGCTACATTTTAGGCGCTATCGGCACGCAACAGAGTCTCGCCGCCGGTGAGTCGCTAGAGCTCACCTCACGGCTCTTTGTCGGCCCGAAACTGACCCATCAGCTCGAAGAGGCGGCAGAGGGGTTAGAGCTAAGTGTTGATTACGGTATCTTAACCATTCTCGCCAAGCCGCTCTTCTGGATGCTAGAGTTGATCCAATCCTTTGTCGGCAACTGGGGCTGGTCGATTATCCTGCTCACTATCTTAATCAAACTGGCCTTCTATAAACTCTCCGAAACCAGCTACCGCTCCATGGCGCAGCTACGCAAATTCCAGCCGAAGCTACAGGCGCTGAAAGAGCGCTATGGCGATGATCGCCAGGCGATGAATCAGGCGATGATGAAAATCTATAAAGAGGAGAAGATTAACCCCCTCGGCGGCTGCCTGCCTATTTTGATACAAATTCCGGTCTTTATCGCCCTCTACTGGATGCTACTTGAGAGCGTCGAGATGCGCCAAGCCCCCTTTATGCTCTGGATTCAAGATCTCTCTGCCGCCGATCCCTACTTCGTGCTGCCGCTACTGATGGGGGTGACGATGATTATTCAGCAAAAACTCAATCCGGCACCCCTCGATCCGATTCAGGCTAAAGTGATGATGGCACTGCCTATTATCTTCACCGTCTTCTTTATCTTCTTCCCGGCCGGACTGGTGCTCTACTGGGTGGTTAATAACGCCCTCTCCATTGCCCAGCAGTGGTATATCACCCGCGTGGTCATTAAAGAGAAGTAGCCTTTGAGTGATACCATCGCCGCTCTGGCGACCCCCCGTGGCTATGGTGGCGTCGGCATTATTCGACTCTCCGGCCCAGCCTCAGCGACAGTGGCCCAGGCCACCACTGGGCGCGATAGGCTCACCCCCCGTTTTGCCCACTACGGCCCCTTTTACAGCCCCTCTGGCGAGGTGATTGATCACGGTATCGCGCTCTGGTTTCCCGCCCCCCACTCCTTAACTGGCGAAGATGTACTGGAGCTACAGGGGCACGGTGGGCCGGTGGTGCTCGACCGTCTGCTAGAGAGTGTATTGAGTCGTGCGGCGGTGCGACCGGCGCGAGCCGGCGAATTTAGCGAACGAGCCTTTCTAAATGGCAAGATCGATCTGCTACAGGCCGAGGCGATAGCCGATCTAATTGACGCCGCAACTACCGAAGCGGCCCGCTCCTCCATACGCTCGCTACAGGGCGACTTCTCCCGTGCGATTCATCAGTTAGTCGAGTCGCTAACCGAGTTAAGAGTCTATATCGAAGCGACTATCGACTTTCCCGAGGAAGAGATCGACTCTCTCAGCTCAGGCCGAGTCGCACAGCAGTTGCAGCAGCTACAGCAGCAGCTACGGACGATAGACGCCGCAGCGCAACAGGGGCAACGACTACGAGAGGGGATGAGTATCGTCCTCGCCGGCCAACCTAATGCCGGCAAATCGAGTCTGCTCAACACACTCTCCGGTGGGGAACACGCCATCGTTACCGATATTGCCGGCACCACCCGCGATATTGTACGCCAAGAGATTCAGATCGATGGGATGCCACTACGAATTATCGATACCGCCGGATTAAGAGAGAGTGACGATCCGATCGAACAGGAGGGGATGCGTCGCTCGTGGGAGGCGATAAAATCGAGCGATCGTACGCTACTGCTCATCGACAGCCAACAAGGGTTAACCCCCGCCGACCGCGCCATCCTCGCCCAACTACCCCACAGCGTCGGCACTACCTTAGTCTATAATAAGATCGATTTAGTCACCTCCCTGCCGACGGCAGAGCCTGGCTATCCGGCTCTCTACCTCTCCGCCCGCCATGGTGACGGCGTAGAGACGCTTCGCAGCCACCTTAAACAGGTCATGGGGTTTCAAGGCGATAGTGAGGGGGTCTTTATGGCTCGCCGCCGCCACCTAGAGGCGCTATCCCAGAGCCAACGCCACCTTATCGCAGCCACCGAGGAGCTGCACCATCAGGCCGCTGAACTAGTCGCCGAAGAGCTGCGACAAGCGCAACACCACCTAGGCACTATTACCGGAGCGGTGACTGCCGATGATCTGCTCGGCGATATCTTCAGCGCCTTCTGTATCGGCAAATAGTGGTACTCTCCCCCTCCTCGCTGCTACTGCTGCTATCGTTACTACTACAGAGTGTGGCTGTCGCCGAGACGCTTAAACTCGGCATCTTCGCCTATCGACCAGCAGAGCTTATACGCCAACGCTACCAGCCACTAACCGATTACCTCAATCAACAGCTCAACGGCTACGCCACCATCGAACTGAAGGTAATGGGGCTCGAACAGCTCGATACGACAATGGCCGCCCGCGAAATCGATCTACTCTTCACCAATCCCAACCACTACCAGTTTGTACGCAATCAGTATGCCCTCTCTGGGCCGCTAGTGACCCTCATTCGAGCAGAGAACGGTATCGAAACCACCCGCCTTGGCGGCGTGATCATCACCCGCAGCGATAATCCACTCATTAAAGATATTACCGATCTAGCCGGCGAGCGAATAGCGATTCCCAAAGAGCGGCACATGGGAGGTTACTTAGCCCAAGCCTTTGAGCTGCATCGCTACGGTATCTTCTCTCCCAACGGTGTCCACCTCATCGAGAGCGGCAGCCATGACGCCGTCGTCGCTGCGGTGCTCAATCGCGAAGTGAATGTCGGCTTTATTCGTACCGGTGTGCTAGAGCAGCTACAGCAGGAGCAGGGGCTCGATCTGTCGCAGCTACAGGTTATCCATAGCCGCAAAGAGGATGACTTCCCCTTTCTACTCTCCACCGAACTCTACCCTGAGTGGGCCTTCGTTGCCCTTCCGTGGGTCAATAGCGATTTAGTCCGGCGAGTCACCGCCGCTCTGCTACTACTAGAGCGAGATCACCTAGCGGCACGACAGGCTAATATCGGCGGTTTTGCCCCCCCTGCCGACTACATCAAAGTAGAACAGCTAGCTCAGAAACTACAACTCCCCCCCTACGATACCCCACCCCCTATTACCCTACAGCAGTTCTGGCACCACTACGCGATCCAGCTAACCTTTATGCTGAGTTTAATCATATTCGGCAGCCTTGTTCTCATTCTGCTCTCCCGCAGCCACCACCGTCTGCAAGAGTCGAATCGGGCGCTCATTCGAAGTGAGGAGCGCTTTCAACTGGCGATGCGCGGCAGCCATGACGGCCTGTGGGACTGGGATCTACTCACAAATCAGATCTACTACTCCCCCCGCTGGATGGAGATGCTCGGCTACGAGGCTGACGAACTGCCCCAAACTCTTACCACCTGGAAGCAGCTACTGCAGGAGCAGGATCGACACCATAGCTGGCAACAGATTGAGGCGTATATTGAGGGGCACAGAACCTCGCTAGAGCTTGAGTTACAGATGCGCCACAAGCAGGGGCACCGCATCGATATCCTCTCACGCGGCTTTTTAGTCCGAGATGAGAACCTACGCCCGACCCGACTCGTCGGTACCCATGTCGATATTAGTCGTCAAAAACAGTATGAGCAGGAGCTGCAATTAGCCGCTAGCGTCTTTATCAACGCTAGAGAGGGGATAGTTATCACCAAAATCGATGGCACCATCATCGAAGTTAACAGCGCCTTTGAGGAGATTACCGGCTATCGGCGCCAAGAGGTGATCGGCAAAAGCCCCGCCATACTCAAATCGGGTCGTCAGGGGGAGGCTTTTTATCAACAGATGTGGCAGCAGCTACAAAACGAAGGCCACTGGAGTGGTCAAATCTGGAATCGGCGCAAAGATGGCTCGCTCTATGCCGAAAAACTCAACATCAGTAGCGTCACCGGCGCGACCGAAAAGTTACAAAACTATATCGGTTTTTTCTCCGATATCACCCTCCAAAAGCAGAACGAAGAGCAGCTAAATCGGCTAGCCCACTACGATCTACTCACCAATTTACCGAACCGAACCCTGCTAATTGACCGCCTAGAGCAGGATATGCGCCGCACCCATCGGCGCCGACAACTACTGGCGGTTATCTTTCTCGATCTAGATCGCTTTAAGATTATCAATGAGCAGTATGGCCACCCGATTGGCGATGAGATACTGCTACAGCTCTCACAAAAAATGGCCGCCACCCTGCGCGAAGGGGATACCCTCGCCCGTATCGGTGGCGATGAGTTTGTCGCTATAGTCACCGATCTAGAGCATGACGATCAGGGGCTACCGCTCTTTAACCGCCTGTTAGAGGCTGCGGCGGAACCACTCTCTCTAGATGAGATAACCGTTAGGCTCTCTGCCAGTCTCGGCATTAGCTACTACCCCCAAGTAGAGACTATCGATGCCGAACAGCTACTGCGACAGGCCGATCAGGCGATGTATCAGGCCAAACAGGCGGGCAAGAACCGCTTTCAGATCTTTGATACCGAAGTCGATCACCATGTACGACAGATCTATGGGAATCTACAAAACATCCACCAAGCACTAGAGCAGAATCAGCTCCTACTCTACTATCAACCTAAAGTTAATCTCCACACCGGCCAAGTCACCGGCTGTGAGGCGCTACTGCGCTGGAACCACCCTGAACGCGGCATTTTACCCCCGGCCGCCTTCCTCCTCGGTATCGATAACTATCCGGTCATTTGTGATGTCGGCGATTGGGTGCTTCACCAAGCACTACAACAGCTACAGCAGTGGAACGATCAGGGGCTCTCACTCTCGGTTAGTGTCAATATCGCCGCCCGCCACCTGCAACAGCCTGGCTTTAGCGACTCGATAGCGGAGCTATTGCAGCGCTACCCGAAGGTTGCCCCGAAGCAGCTCATTTTGGAGATTCTTGAGACCAGTGCGCTAGATAACATCGAAGCGAGCGTCGATATCTTTCGCCGCTGCCGCCGATTGGGGGTTCGCTTTGCGCTAGACGACTTTGGCATAGGCTACTCCTCCCTCGCCTACCTCAAACAGCTACCGGTTAACGAACTCAAAATAGACCAGCACTTTGTGCGCGATATGCTTGATGATCCCGATGACTTTGCCATCCTTGAGGGGGTACTGGGGCTGGCCAACGCCTTTCGGCTCGACTCGGTCGCCGAGGGGATGGAGAGTGTCGAGCATGGAGTGATGCTCATTCAACTCGGCTGCGAACAGGCGCAAGGGTACGGTATCGCCCGCCCGATGCCAGCGGCTAACATTCCCGACTGGATAGCGCAGTGGCAACCCGAACCGGCGTGGGCCGCCGTACAACCGGCCACACAGGATAATCAGTCCGTCCTCTACGCCTGCATCGAACACCGAGCGTGGGTTGGTGCCGTTGAGCGCTATATTACCGTTAAAAACGCCCCCCTCCCCGAACTGCAAGAGGGTATCTGCCGCTTTGGTTACTGGCTACACAAACAGCAGCAGCTACGCAATGAGACCATTTTGGACGACATTATTCGTTCCCACAGCGCCATACACCAATTCGCAGCACGGCTAATCGATGACTACCACCACCAGCCCCAGGCCGACTACCAGATGCAACTACAGCAGTTACACGACCTGCGGGATCAACTCCTCGCCGAACTGCGCTTTTTGTCGGGGATGTTTACCCAATAATGGGCATGTGCCTTGCTACCAACTAGCATCCTCGATAATCGACTGCAACAGCTCCCCTATCGCCGTTGAGATCGACTCCGAGCCCTCACTCCCCTCAGGGATCGAATAGGAGACTCGCACACTCCCCTCCTCATCACCCACAACCCGATAGACGGCAATGGTAAACGGGCAGAGGACAATATGTTCCGGATTAAATCGGGCTAATTGATGCGATAACTTAGCGCTACAAAACTGATAAGTCAGCGCCTGACTATAGATATCCTCCTCATAGCCATAGGCCGGCCCGGTGCGGTGGAGCATATCGCCCGACTCTAGCACATGGGCGATATTGATTCCCTTACCGACAATCGCCGCTCGCACCGACTCCGATACCTCCTCAAAACCACCCTCAAGAGTTTGGGTCACAATCTCCGCCTCTGCGGCCGACATAGCCAAACAACTCAAGGCAACCCAACTCACTAACGAGCCATACCTTCTACTCATGGTCACACTCCTCTTATCAACTTACTCAATAATCTGCCATTGTCGTAACTCTCCCCGCCCCTGTCGATAGGGTTGAAACATCGCCTCAACCTCAACCGCCGGATCGGTATAGCGACCGGGGCTCACCACCCGCACCAAATAGGCTAGCCGGCGGCTACCGTCATCTGGCAAGAGCGTTAAGGCGGCTAGGTAGCGATCCTCTAGCCACTCTTGGTAGTCAAGCGGCACCAAATCGGGCAGCCAATCGAGCTGCGAAACGCTCAACCGGTGCAACAGGGCGCTATTCTCCAGCGCCAGCCCAGCAGCGATACGGTCAATCACCAGCGTCTCTGTCGGCTGCGACAGCGCCTTAGCTTGCAGCGTAATCAGCCCCACCAAGAGCTCTCCTTGCTGCAATGGCGTTGCGGGGGTAACCGCTTCCCCATCAAGGCGATAGTAACCCTGGCTAATTTGGTAGCTCGCATCGTTATCGATCGATAGGGGCAGCTTAGGCGCCCCCTCAAGCGTAGAGCTAACCCATAGGGTAACCTCGGAGCGGTTCTGTAGCTGCTGCGCTACCGCCACGGCCTCCCCCTCCCCCTGCCAGCGCCAACCCTCTGCGGCCCCAAGCTCGATAGTCTCACCATTGTGTTGCAGCCGCCACGCCTGCACGCTTAACGGCAGCTTGGCCACCCCCCTCGCTAGCCAAGCTAACTCTTGGGTTGAGAGGTGCTCGCCATCGCGTTGTAGCTGATCCACCACTTGCTGTAGCAGCGGCTCTAGCAGCAGCGGCTGATCCGATTCGGCCAATAGATAGAGCAGCAGCAGCGCATCACGCAGCGGTGAACCATACGGCGTGAACCCTCTCGATCTTCCAGGCTCTCGTAGCCGCTGCTCGGCCTGCTTAAATAGCTCAGTGGCCCGCTCTGGTGCGCCATGCTGATAGAAAGCCGCCGCCAGTAGCGCTAGTGTCGGACTATCGACCTCTGGTGAGGCGGCTATCGACTCTGCCAGACTAGTCAACCAGCGCCGCTCCAGCTCACCACGACGAGCCAACAGATAGAGAGCGTAGCTCTGTACCCCCTCCTCTCCGGGGGTACGACTACCCAAATAGTCATAGAGTCGAGCCCGCGCCCGCTGTAGCGGCTCGCTGTCGGTTAAATAGCCCATCGTCTCGGCCTGTAGCAACATATCGGTCGCATAGACGCTCAACCAGCGCCGCTCCTCTGCCTCACTACTCCACATCCCAAAACCACCATAACGGTTCTGTCGCTGCCATAGCTGCGACCACAATGGCTGTAGCGCCTCGGTTCGCTGCGATAGCGGTGCTAGCGCCAACCGCTGCTGTAGCTCTGGATAGAGGAGCAGCGGCCAGGCGCGACTACTTAACTGCTCCAAACAGCCATACGGATAGCGCTGTAACTGCTGTAGCAGCCTCCCTACGCCGCCTAAGGGATTCGTCGAGACCTCAATCGTCACCTTAGCCCCATGAAGCTCGGCTAACGATGGCTCAACAGTTAAGCTCTCCTGCGGCAATAGCTGGTGTAGCTGTCGCTGTAGCTGGTACGCTGTCGGTGCCACAATCTGTAGCGGTAGTCGCCGCTCAAGCGCCACGCCCTCACCTTGTAGCTGCAACACGATCTCAGCCTGCCCCACCTCTTTGGCTCTAAACGGTATCTTTAAGATACGCGACTCTCCCTCGGCTAACGACACACGGCTCGGCCTCTCACCCTCGAAGGCGACCCCATCACCCTGCCATTTTAACTGATACTCTGCCGCCGGTGCTCGCAAGTTATGTAGCCGCAGCGTCAACTGACTCTGATCACCGCTAGCTAGCTGACGGGGGGCAGTCGGGGCGAACAGTAGCGGGGGAGAGACAGTAACCGCCTGGACGGCACTGCCGAGTCGGTTACCGCTCCAGACCAGCGCCATCAGTCGCAGTTCACCACTAAAGTCGGGGAGCTGTAGCGTTATCTCCCCCCCGTCAGCCGGCAGCGTCACCACCCCACTCGCTAACGCGACAATGTCGGTCAGATTGGGAGCTCGACCGCGCTGCCCTGCCGCCTCGGCCATCACCGCACGCATCATAGCGTAGCCGTGCCGCACCGTCGCGAGGCTATAATCGGCAGTCGTGTCGATAATGGCGCTATAGTTATCGCGCAGCACCATGCCTAACTGTCGTTGGCTAAAAAAGTGCTCTAGTGGCTGCGGTGCCTCGAAACCGGTCAGCCGCAACACCGCTTCATCGACGGCCAATAGCACCGCATGCAGCGGCTCAGTCGCCCCTGTCGGCTGCAAGAGGACGGTGAGCGGCGACTCCGGCTCTACCTGTGCGGCCACCTGGAGTTGCAGCGGCAGCTCAGCCACCGTCCGACCACTATCGAGCCACAGATTGGCCATCAGCCGCTGCGGTAGGCGACGACTATCCCCCCCACGCTCCGCCCCCGCAACGGCGGTTAAGAGTAGATTCGCCCCCACCCCCCAGCCGCTAACGACCGGTATCGACAGGGTGACCGGTTCAGTCCCGAGCTCGAAGTTAATGTGATCGACAATCTCGTCAGTCGCAATCAGCAACGATCCCTGCCCCTCAAACGGAGATTGCACCGTAATTTGTGCCCGCTCTCCGGGTAGATAGTGCTGTTTATCACTTCGTAGCAGCAGTTTGCCCTGCTCCGGCTCACCGCCACTGCCGCTGTAGCGGCCAAAGTGGAGGGCGCTTGTCACACCACTAGCCGGATCGCTCAGCTCCAGTCGGTAGCTCTCCCCCTGTAACTGCGATAGCCGTAGTTGAGTTACCTCGGGCGCGGCGATATTGAGCTCCCCCTGCTGCTCTAGCTGGCGCTGCTCCTGCCACTGTAACTGCCAACGGCCGTTGCGCTCGTACCACTGCTCCTGCCATTGACGCCGGTAGAGTCGCCACTGTAGCCCCGCCGCAGCCACCGCCTGACCGTTGATATCGACCCTCACTACCCCAACCACCGCCTCCCCGGCCTCAACGGCCGCCGACTCGACTCTCAGCCCCAGATAGGCCGGATAGTGGTGGAGTGGCAGTGAGGTGCTAATAGCCACATCGCGGCCATCGACATCGATAACTCGGCTATAGATCGTCGCCTCAGCGGGCCGAAAGCCGTCGAGCCTCTCCGGCGCTCGATAGCTCACCTTCGCTGCGCCACGACTATCGGTACGCCCCTCGGCCAGGCTCTGCCACGGCTGCTGCTGACTCGGTTCGGGAAGTCCGAACTGAAATTGGCGAAACTCGGCAAAAGGGGTGGTGCGGCTACGAATCACCGCCCGCGAGGCGATGCGTAGATCGGCAGCCGCTGCGCCGAACAGATAGTCGGCCTGCAGCGATAGCTCAATCTCTTCGCCTGTCGCTAGCGAGCGCTGCGGTGGCGCTATAAAATCGGCCTTCAGACGCGGAGGTTCGATCTCCTGCACTTCAAAACGCCACTCAGCTAGCGGTGCCTCCTCTGGCAGAGTTCGTGCCTGTAGCAGCCAACTACCGGTGCGTCCTTGGGGCGGTAGTGACAGCGTAAAACGGTAACTGCCGCCTGCCTCGGGATGGATATAGCGACTCTCAATGTCGCGATCAGCGGCATCTTGCAGCACAAAATAGAGCGGTAGATCAGAGACGACCTCGCCACGGCGATTACGCAGTAACCCAATCACCTCAACCGCCTCCCCTGGTCGATAGACCCCCCGCTCGCTCTGTAGCCAGAGATCGAGAGGGCCTAAGAGTAGCCGCCCCCCCACCCCGTTACCCGCCATATCGTAGGGGCGCTGCTCCAGATTGAGCAGCGTAAAATGGCGCGGATTTTGCCAAGCTAGAATGAGTTTCGGCTCGCTCCCCCCCTCGCCCTGAAGATAGTGGGCCGGAATATCGACTCGGCCATAGCTATCGCTACGCCCCTCAAACAGAACGCTATTATTTTTCGCTAAGAGCTGCAGCGGCAGATCCGCCACACTCTCACCGCTATTGAGATCACGACTAATCAGGGTCAGCTCTCTTTCAGAGTGGTAACTGCTTAAGCCGATATCGCTAATAAATAGCCACTGCGAGGCGCGAGGTTCAAAACAGAGCCTCTCCCCCTCGCACCAGCTAATTGAGTACTCCGGTGGCGGTTCGCTGCCGGCTAGCAATAGATAGAGCCCCGGCTTCGTCGTCTGCTGCTGCGGTAGCGGCAGATATTCGGTCAGCGGCTGCGTCTCACTTCGTTGCAGCGCCATCTCACCGCGCCAGACCACCTCCCCTAGCTCATGCGCCACCTGCCAAGCCTGATAGTCGTTAAGCTCACTATCGAGCAGATAAGCGCGTACCCTCTCGTGAGCCAAATTGCGTGGATCGATACGCAGCAGCGCTAGCCGAACCCGGTCGCTATAGCGGTGCTGTAGCGGCACCACTTGAGCGCCACTAGCGGGCAGTAGCCGCTTATCGCTCTCAAAACTGAAGTAGGGCTCAGGATCAGGCTCAACAGGATGGTGCCACTGATAGGTAAGCGGCTGCCATAGCGCCCTCTCTCCGGTCTCAGAACGCACCCCTGCCGCCAGTGTCAACTGATAATCGACCCCCCCTATCAAGCCACCGAGGCAGAGCTGCTGGCGCTGCCATGGATAGCGGTAGCGTAGCTGCCAAGAGGCGTGTGCCGGCTCTAGGGTCATCTGCTCGCGATAACGAGAGGCCTCCCGCTCCGATAACGGAGCATTAAACAGCAGGCAGTGGTAGGCGCGGTTATCGATCACCGCATCGTTCGCCTCGATCAGCTGCAGACTCTGCTGCTGCCGCCGCTGCTGCCGTAACTGCTGTAGTCGCTGCTGCTGCTCTGGGGTGTTATCCGCCTCCAGCAGCGGCTGCTGCAGAGCGATAGCGGTCGCGTACTCCTCCTGCTCTACCGCCAGATCGACCGCCCGCTTTAGTGCGTCAACGGCAATCGGGCTCTGCGGATACCCCGCCTGCTGTTCAGAGAGCCAGGCCAACATCGCCGCATAGAGCGGTTGGCGCTCGGCTCGCTCTTCAGAGGTGAAGGGTTGGTAGGAGAGGTGTAGCCATAGCTCCCCTCGCGGTGGTGGCAGGCTGGTTAGCGCTAACTCTAACGGTTGGCGGACATCGTAGGCGACCCCCCCACTGTGGCGGATCAGGCTCTGCAGACTCTGCTGCAGTCGCATCGGATCATCGATATCGGTCTGCGCATAGCGCTCGGCTAGCTGCTGCTGATAGGTACGACTCTGTTCGAGCAGCGCCTCTGGCAGTGTCGAGGCGACTGCGGTCACTGAGAGTAGCCATAACGCTAAGATTTTAATTGACAATGTCACCCTCATCTCCCTTCTCTTGTTGAAAATAGCGCGGAATATCAACCCGCATCACCACCCCCTGCCCCGTAGGGTTATGCCAAGCTCGAATCTGCCCCTGATGGCTAGCGACCACCTCTTGGCAGATAGCCAATCCAAGCCCCACCCCCACCGTCATTTGGC carries:
- a CDS encoding DUF302 domain-containing protein — its product is MSRRYGSLVSWVALSCLAMSAAEAEIVTQTLEGGFEEVSESVRAAIVGKGINIAHVLESGDMLHRTGPAYGYEEDIYSQALTYQFCSAKLSHQLARFNPEHIVLCPFTIAVYRVVGDEEGSVRVSYSIPEGSEGSESISTAIGELLQSIIEDASW
- the mnmE gene encoding tRNA uridine-5-carboxymethylaminomethyl(34) synthesis GTPase MnmE, translated to MSDTIAALATPRGYGGVGIIRLSGPASATVAQATTGRDRLTPRFAHYGPFYSPSGEVIDHGIALWFPAPHSLTGEDVLELQGHGGPVVLDRLLESVLSRAAVRPARAGEFSERAFLNGKIDLLQAEAIADLIDAATTEAARSSIRSLQGDFSRAIHQLVESLTELRVYIEATIDFPEEEIDSLSSGRVAQQLQQLQQQLRTIDAAAQQGQRLREGMSIVLAGQPNAGKSSLLNTLSGGEHAIVTDIAGTTRDIVRQEIQIDGMPLRIIDTAGLRESDDPIEQEGMRRSWEAIKSSDRTLLLIDSQQGLTPADRAILAQLPHSVGTTLVYNKIDLVTSLPTAEPGYPALYLSARHGDGVETLRSHLKQVMGFQGDSEGVFMARRRHLEALSQSQRHLIAATEELHHQAAELVAEELRQAQHHLGTITGAVTADDLLGDIFSAFCIGK
- the yidC gene encoding membrane protein insertase YidC, yielding MDFQRVLLFIALSFTLLMIYEAWQNDYVRPQQPPPNSTATASTAIGDRPDTSSLPGRPDTPASTTALLESVARVTIDTDLYHIELDTRGGDLRYLELKHYPISPEDPDNLVTLMNDASPIFIAQSGLLATSGNHAPDHHADYRVEQSHFKMDQNSDTLTVPLTWQHDSGLTVTKSYIFHRDSYLIDVTFHIDNQSADPWGGFLYQQLQRQRPQEGGNAFIYTYTGGVIYSPEEKYEKISFDDMDKIALQRTIQQGWLAMIQHYFLGAWLPATEEPYQYYSKKASGGRYILGAIGTQQSLAAGESLELTSRLFVGPKLTHQLEEAAEGLELSVDYGILTILAKPLFWMLELIQSFVGNWGWSIILLTILIKLAFYKLSETSYRSMAQLRKFQPKLQALKERYGDDRQAMNQAMMKIYKEEKINPLGGCLPILIQIPVFIALYWMLLESVEMRQAPFMLWIQDLSAADPYFVLPLLMGVTMIIQQKLNPAPLDPIQAKVMMALPIIFTVFFIFFPAGLVLYWVVNNALSIAQQWYITRVVIKEK
- a CDS encoding EAL domain-containing protein, whose translation is MVLSPSSLLLLLSLLLQSVAVAETLKLGIFAYRPAELIRQRYQPLTDYLNQQLNGYATIELKVMGLEQLDTTMAAREIDLLFTNPNHYQFVRNQYALSGPLVTLIRAENGIETTRLGGVIITRSDNPLIKDITDLAGERIAIPKERHMGGYLAQAFELHRYGIFSPNGVHLIESGSHDAVVAAVLNREVNVGFIRTGVLEQLQQEQGLDLSQLQVIHSRKEDDFPFLLSTELYPEWAFVALPWVNSDLVRRVTAALLLLERDHLAARQANIGGFAPPADYIKVEQLAQKLQLPPYDTPPPITLQQFWHHYAIQLTFMLSLIIFGSLVLILLSRSHHRLQESNRALIRSEERFQLAMRGSHDGLWDWDLLTNQIYYSPRWMEMLGYEADELPQTLTTWKQLLQEQDRHHSWQQIEAYIEGHRTSLELELQMRHKQGHRIDILSRGFLVRDENLRPTRLVGTHVDISRQKQYEQELQLAASVFINAREGIVITKIDGTIIEVNSAFEEITGYRRQEVIGKSPAILKSGRQGEAFYQQMWQQLQNEGHWSGQIWNRRKDGSLYAEKLNISSVTGATEKLQNYIGFFSDITLQKQNEEQLNRLAHYDLLTNLPNRTLLIDRLEQDMRRTHRRRQLLAVIFLDLDRFKIINEQYGHPIGDEILLQLSQKMAATLREGDTLARIGGDEFVAIVTDLEHDDQGLPLFNRLLEAAAEPLSLDEITVRLSASLGISYYPQVETIDAEQLLRQADQAMYQAKQAGKNRFQIFDTEVDHHVRQIYGNLQNIHQALEQNQLLLYYQPKVNLHTGQVTGCEALLRWNHPERGILPPAAFLLGIDNYPVICDVGDWVLHQALQQLQQWNDQGLSLSVSVNIAARHLQQPGFSDSIAELLQRYPKVAPKQLILEILETSALDNIEASVDIFRRCRRLGVRFALDDFGIGYSSLAYLKQLPVNELKIDQHFVRDMLDDPDDFAILEGVLGLANAFRLDSVAEGMESVEHGVMLIQLGCEQAQGYGIARPMPAANIPDWIAQWQPEPAWAAVQPATQDNQSVLYACIEHRAWVGAVERYITVKNAPLPELQEGICRFGYWLHKQQQLRNETILDDIIRSHSAIHQFAARLIDDYHHQPQADYQMQLQQLHDLRDQLLAELRFLSGMFTQ